In the genome of Aequorivita sp. H23M31, the window GATGGAAAGAATATCATCGTCAAAGACGAAATAAACATTGGAATGGCAACCGCCTTACCTTCTGGAAACTTAATTGTTCCAGTAGTAAAAAATGCCGACAAAAAGAATTTACAGGAACTGGCCGCGGCTACAAATGAACTGGCTGGAAAGGCCCGAGATAACAAATTAAAAGCAGATGACACTTCAGGAAGTACATTTACAATAAGTAATGTGGGAACTTTTGGAAGTTTAATGGGAACCCCGATAATAAATCAACCTGAAGCAGCGATTTTAGCAACAGGAATTATCAAAAAGAGAGCTGAGGTAATGGAGCGTGAAGACGGCGATACTATTGAAATTAGACAAATGATGTATCTTTCGCTTTCTTTTGACCATAGAATAGTGGACGGATACTTGGCTGGTTCTTTTTTAAGGAGAATTGCTGATTATATGGAGGATTGTGATATGGATAGAAAGATTTGAAATTTGGTTCGTGGTTGGACGGTTTGAACCACGATCGTTCGCTTGCGCTTACTGCACGAGTCACGACAAATTTTGATTGAATTCGAGTTTTGAACATTTGAAGTACTTTCGGCGGGATACATTTTCAATGGATAAAAACTTTGAGAATGAGAAGACATAACTTTAAAAAATTGCAAATATGGCAGGAGGCAATGGTTCTTATTGATGAGAATTATTTGTTGACATCAAAATTGCCTGATTATGAAAAGTATGGTCTAAGAACGCAGATGAACCGTTGTTCAGTCTCAATCGCGTCGAATATATCGGAAGGATCAAGCAAGGGGACCGATAGACATTTTTTAAAATATTTAGATGATAGTTTGGGATCGGCCTTTGAATGGGAAACGCAATTGAATGTTTGCCATCGTCAGAATTTTATAGAAGAAGAATTATTCTTAAAACTTGAAGATCAAGTGAAGAAAGTTCAATGTAAAATATCAAATTTTATGGATTCTTTGGATCCGGATAAATGAATTAGAAAAGACATTTTGAATCACGACCATTCGCTTTGCTCACTGCACGACCCAAGACAAGAAACAGTTGATTAAAGGAGGTTAAGTTTAAGAGTCGTGAATCGTGAAGCTTGCCTCGCAAGCGTTCGTGGTTCAAAACGTCCAATCATTATATGCATGGAAAATAAAGCAATTACCAAAGACATACTCAAAAAAGCCTTCAAAACCCTCGTCACCGCTAAAGCAATGACGGAGATCTATGAGAAGAATTTTAAGGCCGTTTCAAAATACGTGCACGCTACCTCGCGCGGGCATGAGGTGATTCAAATTGCCGCGGGAATGCAACTTTTGCCGCAGGATTATGTTTTTCCCTATTATCGCGACGACTCAATTCTGCTTTCCATAGGAATGACTCCCTACGAATTGATGCTGCAAGTTTTAGCAAAAAAAGACGATCCATTTTCGGGCGGGCGAACCTATTATTCCCATCCCAGTCTTCGTGATGATGACAAACCCAAAATTCCCCATCAAAGTTCCGCTACCGGAATGCAAGCTATTCCCGCCACAGGGGTTGCTTTGGGGTTTTGGTACAAAGAGTCTTTTAATTCAGAATTCAGAATTCAGAATTCAGAATTCCCTGTGGTTGTCTGTAGCCTTGGTGATGCCTCCGTTACCGAAGGAGAAGTTGCCGAAGCATTTCAAATGGCCGTATTAAAAAAGTTGCCGATCCTGTATTTGGTGCAGGATAACGGCTGGGATATTTCTGCCAATGCGGAGGAAACCAGAGCACAAGATGCCTTTGAATATGCCAGAGGGTTTAAGGGTCTGGAGGCTGTGACTATCGATGGCACCGATTTCGAAGAGAGTTATAATACACTTCAAGATGTAATCTCAACAATTAGGACAGAACGCAGACCGTTTTTGGTTCACGCGAAAGTACCGCTGTTAAACCACCATACCTCGGGGGTCCGAATGGAATTTTATCGCGATGATCTGGAGGAAGCGCGTTCTCGTGATCCATATCCAAAAATGGTGAAATTGCTTCTGGAAAACGATTTTGAGCAGAAAGAACTGGATGAAATTGAAAACGAAATCCAAATCGAAATCGAAAAGGATTTAAAGAAAGCTTTTCAGGCTGAGGATCCCAAACCAGAAGATCTTTTTACACACGATTTTGCTCCCACAGAAATTACTGAGGAAGTAGGGGAAAGAAGTCCTGAAGGAGCAGAGAAAGTTGTGATGGTGGATTGTGCTCTTTCGGCTTTGGAAGAAATTATGCGCAAACATCCTGAGTCACTTTTATACGGTCAGGACGTAGGACGAAGATTGGGCGGCGTTTTCCGTGAAGCGGCAACTTTAGCTGAAAAATTCGGAGATAATCGCGTTTTTAATACCCCAATTCAAGAGGCATTTATCGTTGGAAGTACTGTGGGAATGAGTGCGGTGGGACTAAAGCCTTTTGTGGAAGTGCAATTTGCGGATTATATTTGGCCGGGACTCAATCAGCTTTTTACCGAAGTTTCACGTAGCTGCTATCTTTCCAATGGAAAATGGCCCGTTTCCATGGTTCTTCGTGTGCCTATCGGCGCGTATGGTAGCGGGGGTCCATATCACTCTTCTTCAGTAGAAAGTGTGGTAACCAATATCCGCGGACTTAAAATAGCTTATCCGAGTAATGGAGCCGATTTAAAAGGGTTGCTAAAAGCCGCTTATTACGATCCGAATCCTGTTGTCATTTTTGAACATAAAGGACTTTACTGGAGCAAGGTAAAAGGAACTCAAGGCGCGACTTCGGTGTTGCCAGCAGAGGATTATATATTGCCATTTGGAAAGGCTTGGGTACTTCAGGAAATTTGGAAACAGGAAGATGAGGAAACGCTCTCAATAATAACCTACGGAATGGGTGTACATTGGGCGATGAATGCTTCCGAAGAACTTGATATGCAGGACAGGATTGAAGTTGTAGATCTTAGAACCTTGCATCCCTTGGATTATGAAACGGTTTTCAAGTCGGTCAAGAAATGTGGAAAATGTTTGATCGTCACGGAGGAACCTTCCGAAAATGGTTTTAGTAGAGGTCTTCAAGGGAGAATTCAAGAGGAATGTTTCCAGCAACTCGATGCACCCGTAATGCTGATCGGCTCCGAGAATATGCCCGCAATTCCGCTAAATTCTACTTTGGAAGAAACGATGATTCCTTCTACTGAAAAAGTGAAAGGGAAAATTTTGGAGGTATTGGGGTATTGATGGAAGGAGGCTTTAAGCTATCGCATTTTTAGTATTTTAGGATTGTTTAAAAAATTGAATTTCAGACTTATTTTTTTAAATTGATTATTTAATTTTGAATAGGAGATAGTCCTTTTATGGATTTGTCATAATTTAAATATTAAAAAGGAAAGTCAATTTAATTAAATCTATGTCGAATTAAACACACTCAAAAATGAAAACAATTACTTCAATTTTGATTCTTTTATCCATATTTACCGCTACTGCACAATGGACTACGGATACAGATCAAAATACACTTGTGGCCGAATCTGGAGAATTGGATGTGCTTGCTCGCGGCACTTCAGATGGTCAAACCTATGTTGTTTATTGGAAAAATGTACCAGCACCAACCTTTATCGAATTGCGATTGCAGGTTATGGATGCCGACGGTAATCGAAAATTTGGTGATGACGGAATGTTGGTAAGCGATCAGATACCCATGGGTTCCTATACCGTTACTATGAGTGCTACTGTTGATTCTGATGACCATTTATATATCGGGGCCACGGGGAC includes:
- a CDS encoding four helix bundle protein, which codes for MRRHNFKKLQIWQEAMVLIDENYLLTSKLPDYEKYGLRTQMNRCSVSIASNISEGSSKGTDRHFLKYLDDSLGSAFEWETQLNVCHRQNFIEEELFLKLEDQVKKVQCKISNFMDSLDPDK
- a CDS encoding alpha-ketoacid dehydrogenase subunit alpha/beta yields the protein MENKAITKDILKKAFKTLVTAKAMTEIYEKNFKAVSKYVHATSRGHEVIQIAAGMQLLPQDYVFPYYRDDSILLSIGMTPYELMLQVLAKKDDPFSGGRTYYSHPSLRDDDKPKIPHQSSATGMQAIPATGVALGFWYKESFNSEFRIQNSEFPVVVCSLGDASVTEGEVAEAFQMAVLKKLPILYLVQDNGWDISANAEETRAQDAFEYARGFKGLEAVTIDGTDFEESYNTLQDVISTIRTERRPFLVHAKVPLLNHHTSGVRMEFYRDDLEEARSRDPYPKMVKLLLENDFEQKELDEIENEIQIEIEKDLKKAFQAEDPKPEDLFTHDFAPTEITEEVGERSPEGAEKVVMVDCALSALEEIMRKHPESLLYGQDVGRRLGGVFREAATLAEKFGDNRVFNTPIQEAFIVGSTVGMSAVGLKPFVEVQFADYIWPGLNQLFTEVSRSCYLSNGKWPVSMVLRVPIGAYGSGGPYHSSSVESVVTNIRGLKIAYPSNGADLKGLLKAAYYDPNPVVIFEHKGLYWSKVKGTQGATSVLPAEDYILPFGKAWVLQEIWKQEDEETLSIITYGMGVHWAMNASEELDMQDRIEVVDLRTLHPLDYETVFKSVKKCGKCLIVTEEPSENGFSRGLQGRIQEECFQQLDAPVMLIGSENMPAIPLNSTLEETMIPSTEKVKGKILEVLGY